From Quercus robur chromosome 8, dhQueRobu3.1, whole genome shotgun sequence:
CAACGTGATGAGGTCCTGGGTTCAATACTCActgattgtgtgtgtgtgtgtgtgttgtgttgaGGTCCATTTTGATGAAGccaaaatttgacattttcatGGAGAGTGTGATTAAAGTTGTTGTTGGTAGATACTTGTCCATCATATATGGAGAATCTAAAGTTGTTTGCTGTCTTCGTGATGTAGTAGTTTTTATGTGCAAGAGAGGACAATCCATTAAAATCCATGTTTGCTTTGAAATCTGCCACCCTATGGATGGGACTAGCCATGTTAAACTTACTAGTGTTCATTTTCCCTTATGTAACTTTGGACATGTATTCTTTAGATGGATTATTTACAGTTGTAACGATTGCATTTAAAGGTTTCATGTAGAAGAATattggatatattttttttgtaggcAATTTTGGGTCCTACGTCCAGTGCTGAGGCAAGCGATGCTAATTTAGAGGAGGAAAAATCGGAAACATATAGTAGCAACATGACAGAAGCTATGGGTGCTGGTAAGTTGTCACTCTGTGTTTCTAGTTTGATCATTAGGAAGTATAGGAGACAACTTGCATATGAGTGAATTTATCAACGAGTAGTTTTTAGCTATTTTGGCGGTCTATCTGCATATGATCTTAATGGCttccggggggggggggggggtctttGTTTTGTGTCTCTAGTTCATCTCATTATTCCTTTCTGACATGGTCTGTTACAGTCTTGACCTATAGGCATGAACTAGGAATAAACTACAACTTCATTCGTCCAGACTTGATTGTGGGATCATGCCTACAGGTGATCCTTGTTCCCAAATTTAATAATGTGGATCAGTTCTGCCATTTTTCATGTGACTATATGATTGTTGTCTTTTCCACACTGCCGATTGCCAGACTCCTGAAGATGTTGACAAGCTTCGTAGTATTGGAGTGAAAACGATTTTTTGCTTGCAGCAGAATTCAGACTTGGAGTATCCAAAACAATTTTCTCATTAAAGTGCCATTTGAGCTTATGATTAATAATATGCCATTGTCTTCTTTTTATAATTGCTAAATATGTAACTATTGATTATTTGAAATAGCTACTGGCAAGTTTGATTGAGCAAGAAAGTGTACTTTGAATTCCTTCACTAGTGTATCCAGATATTTTGGGGTTGACATCAATGGCATACGAGAATATGCTAAGACATATGATGACATTCAACACTTGCGTGCTGAGATAAGGTTAGTTATGGAAAGATTTTAGTTATACCTTAAGAAAAAAGATAGTAGTTGTGTTGATATTTTGAATTCCTATACTGAAAAGTGGTAATTTTGTCAACACTACTGAATTGTCCTGATAGATGTTGATTTTGACTTTTCACAGTTTCTTATGCAAACATGCCTTTTTTACAGCTTGAAGTTTATGTTGATTTGTTGAGTTTTCTGAAATGTTTATAGTGTAATGTGTCTTCTTGGTGTTAAAATCTGATGCAGGACAATGAACTCTCAAAAGGGGACTTGGTGTTTGagtaaacaaaaataacaaaggaTAGGAACTAGGAATTATCACCTAGGGTTTGCTTGGAATCACCACCAAGCATGTGATAAAGATAGGAACCCAGGAATCACCACCTAGGCTTGCTTGGAATCACCACAAAGCACTATAAGaaaacttcaacccaaatttTAGAAATCCATGATCAACTGTTTACAAGAGTGAGACCAAAAGCCTTTTAATAGGCTTTGCAAATTACATccaacatggaaagaaaataaactcaATGAGAATACATTatataaggaaataaaaataaaatagcaatCAAATCTCTCTAATATCGTCAATCAATGTCAATCAGCATCATTCACAATCAACATTAATGGGTCCAATTTGGTGTCTGCAACAAAATCACTTTACTTAAGAACATGGAAGATGACAAATTATAGTAGACAAAATTCACTAGTTATTCTTGGATAAATGAATTTAAAGAGAAGGATTTggattaatatatttaatttaaaggGCTTGATAAAGTGTgaaactataaaattttttctcttgGTGAAATTTATGTAGGTGTTTGAACTTTGTTAATATATGGATTTGAAATGACTAGGTGTATGATGTCGCAAAAGCTTCAAAACTCACATCATCATGTGttgttaaatttatatcaatcaatttatataagcaatttttattcaaatatcTTGATTTTAAATCCTCAAATCCAAATGCAAACTAGTTTATTTTGTTTCCATACACATTATTTGTTTGGGTCTTTACTTTATGCTATGCAGGGGTGCACGTTTTAAATTATCATGCTATATGTTTGTGCTGTATGTGTGCGAGTGAACATCATCTCTAGTACAATTCTTTACTACTGCAGCCTAACGTTTGATGTGGCAGGGACTTTGATGCATTTGATTTACGAGTAAGGCTTCCAGCTGTCGTTAGCAAATTACACAAGACCATAAATCGAAATGGAGGTGTGACATATGTACATTGCACTGCTGGACTTGGAAGAGCTCCTGCAGTTACGGTATGCATGTCAGTTTCATTCCTTAGATGTGATTTTATTCTAACCAAATTTCCTTCTTTAGCTGTATTCTCTGTCATATTTATGCAAGGATTGTGGATATTAGGCGGTGCCTGTAACGTTAAATTTTAGATACCTGCAATCACATTCATTAAAGGATACACATTTATCTCTCGACCACATTCATACTGGTCTGGTGATTTTATTCACTATTACAGATgttttgaaagatttttttgaatttcagtTGGCCTACATGTTCTGGGTTCAGGGCTATAAACTTATCGAAGCTTACAATTTGCTAATGGTAAACACTCCTTATCtaatgtttttttaaaggtttgTGTGTATCTCCTTCTTAGATTATATGCTGCATGCTTTTATGTATTTCTGTCAAGGatatataacaaaaatcaagttaATAAGTTCAATTATGGACTTTTGAAGACATGACAAGAAGTCCATGCATGCTCTGTTTCATGACCAAATTCAGTAACTTTTgagtttaataaattttttatattgaattgcTGTCACTAATTTCTCATTCAATAATAGCAGGGGGTAATTTTCATATTACTAATCATGGCATTCTATTTTTCTGGTatcttgttttaaaaaattatggacTTTTAAAGGCATGACAAGAAGTCCATGCATGCTAAAGTTTCATGaccaaatttaataaattttaagctgataatttttattttttctttttattgaagtGAAGTCattaacttctctctctctctctctctgtggatAAATTCTCACATGGGAGGGGGATTTGAATCCTGATTCTCCTTATAAAGGAGAACAATCAATACCACTAAGCTACAACGCTCTTGGTGATGTCATTAACTTCACTAACTAAGTTTTTATATTAAGAACTATATTAGATTATTGATAAAAAAGGCCAAAGAATGTTTTGGAAGCCTCAAATCTTCACAATGTTTCTGAAATATCTCATTGTTTCTTTCTTGTAGGGCAAACGCTCAAGCTTCCCTAAATTGGATGCTATAAAAAGTGCAACTGCTGATATTGTGAGTCACTTTACCTTTCTCTTATATTATTGGTGTAATGGTAGTCTAAAATACTAGTTTCTGGTTTTCTTCTCATTTATCTGAACTTTTCTAGTTATCACTCTTCTTGATCAGCTCACATATTATGATTAACACAATTTTAAGTAGAATTCTCACTTGATACTATGTATTGTGCTCTGGCCAATGAATACAAATAATGAATTATGCACTATATTTTATGCGAGGATTTTATTCGGCACACTGTCCTTGTTTTCCCTAAATTCTCTGGAAACAATTCTAACAGATTGTATCTTTGTTTTATCATGACATtaacatttaattatttatatttaaaaaaagaaatcaaaattagTTTTCTTGTGCAAGTTAGGTATCCATTTGGAGTGTAGCTAGACACTTTTATTGAAATCAATCACTAGTCATCTACTGCTACTTGCTTAAAGGTCCTTTTATCCCCAACCCTTATGGTGTTGTACTTCTTTACTTTTTCCATCTTGATGACATCTTTTCACATTGGCTTCTTTGTTTAAGAATTTGGGACCATTTGTCACTgatttcttgtttctttgcttttaCAATAGTGGCTTTCAATTGCAAATGTTCATTAAGATAAAATCCTGATTATCAGTCCTGTCTTTGGAGTGACAACTAGTTCCTGTAGTTTGATTTAATATTTGCCAATTCTTACATTTATGGGGATAATCACATTAAGATTTTTGGCAAGAAACCCAAGAAGGGTGGAGATGTAAAGCTTTAGTTTATCCAATACAACATTTATTCTAGTCATTGATTACTATGGAATGACCTAGATAAGTAGCagtgattttaaatttatgaaaaaaaaatttgtgtgtttTCAGCAGCACTattctttagttttgttttcttatgTTTAATTACATTCTCATTCATCATAAATCTTCTTAAAGCTTACAGGCCTCAGGAAGAAGGTGGTCACTTTGACATGGAAAAATCTTAATTGCTCAACGGTGGAAATTTCTGGACTTGATATTGGATGGGGTCAGGTAATGATCATTTATGTAAAACCAGCTTCTTGACTTCATCTTGGATGCATAATTAAAGCTTGCAAAAATGACTTGCGTAGCTTCTGTTACTCATAAAAATATGGAAGATCTGGAGTTTGTTATGACACCTGTCGCTCTTTTTAAAACATATAATGCTATTCGGTTTCATTGCAATTCCATGCAATTTTTGGACACTACTACTTGGAagtattggttttatttgcacacacacacacaagaatgTTTTGAGTTAGATAAGTTGATACATGTTATAATTGGTGCTCTGACCTTAGAAAACATTTGGCTCTTCACATTGGGGCAACTAGTAAAGCTATTCTGGAATTACATCTGTGTTTGGTAAGACAGTTGagaatccatttttttttccccataaaattatatatatatatatatatatatctgtctctttgtgtgtgtgtgtgtgtccttttatgaatgaaaaaacCCTCTAAACTCACATAAATAAACTTCTCAAATTTCTTTTACTCTTGATCATAACATAGAcacttttaacaaaacatgaGTTACGCGTGAAAAGTTGCCCATAACTACACCCAAAATTTCCACAATTACACTGAAAAGGAATTAATCACGCtcaaaatttctacaatttctCACCACTAGTTGGCCACCATTGCCATTTACCTTCCCCATGGCCGTCATTAGCCCACCACTGCAAATATACCCACATAGCCCAAAGCTGAAAATCTTAATCCCAAAACAAAACCCCAATCCAAATCAAGCCTCCATCAAGAGTCTTTGGCAGCCTGTACTTCTCTTGAGCTCTGTAGTGTGTGTAGAGTGTGTCTAGCAACCTAGCCACCACAACCCCGCACATTTTGCCCATAGGAGTTTGATTAACAGTGAGGATTCAGTATGCTCTGCGACGCGCAACTAATCTGAGTGAAATTCTCCTatgtcatcaaaaaaaaaaatcctcatgGCCTTGATCCCCATGGTTGATGACTTCAATGCCAGGTTAACAACAAGGCTCATGATGGGTTCATGATAGTAGTGATGGCGTTCATGACTCTGATCCTGTGGCTTGCAGTTGTTCTCCTGTTTCCTTTGCCTTCTGTGGCCTTGAAGAACCAAAGAAGATGGGGGGAATGAAAAcatgaaagaggaagaaaaaagaggaggaGAAAGAGCCATTGGTGCCTTCTGGAATGTGTTTGTGGGTCCAtttgtttttaagaaaaatgagaagTGTATAATGAGATTCCTCATTCTCATTCTGAATCATTTATAGAGGTTAGGGAGAATGCATTTTGAGAATCTACTACAAAGTAGAGTTAACAAAGTAGACCAAAATAATGCAAAATACATTTTCATGCCTAGAAAACTGCAAAATTGCATTCTTAGTAGATACAAACAAGAGCTAAGatgcaaaatattaatttcttcTGTCTAGCCAATGCAAAAGATGAATGGAGAAAGGTTTTCTATGAAATCCTCAAGACATGCATTGGcagctggatttttttttaccgTTAGAATCATCTACTATTTTATGTTAAGACTTGTTGGATAATGATTTCatgctttattttttactcaccaTTTTGTCTTATGAACCTTCTGCAGAAAATACCTCTACAATTTGATGAGGAAGAAGGTTTGTGGTTTCTTAGGAGGGAATTGGCAGTAAGTGTATCTCATCATGCACTTCATTTGTgtctttttggttcaaaatttctctctcttcaaaatTGTTGTGCATTCAACacttcgaaaaaaaaaaaaaactgctttaTCATTTGAGTTTCTTATTAGGTACCAATGCTGAAATAATCCATTAACGCACATGCCTAACTTCAACACTCAAGCTATAGAAATTATTCCATTATGATATTTAAGAATTATGTGCAAGGAAAGCATCTGGATTCACACCAGTATTGCATTGGTTTAATTTCTTGACTCCCAAGTTTTGTACATCACACACACACGCATGCGCGCGCACACACATATATGATATTGGACCACTAAAACCAATAGCCTTTTATCATTAGCACAGAATGGCTTAGGGTTCATTCCAGCTAATCCaaattggtttgattttttggaGTGTCGAGATATACATTTTCCCAAATGAATTTAGCCttaatcaaattatattttcacaAACTCATTCCTGGTTCCTCTAGAAAGGATCTCTTGCAGTTCTGAATATAAAATGTTGCAATGGACTTACCAGTTTCTTGAAATCAAAATCCATGTGAAATTGTGAACGTAAACATGTTTAGAATTATGAGCCATAAGTGTATTGCTTTACAGGAAGGACGCTATGAGTACAAGTACATTGTTGATGGTGAATGGACAATCAATGAGAATGAGCTCGAAACCTCGGCCAACAAAGATGGCCATGTCAACAATTTTGTTCAAGTAAGGTTCAGCTATTTAGCATCATACCTTAAAAGGTagcggtaaaaaaaaaggaacggaaaaaaaaaaaaaaatctagttctACACTACCAATACCAATTGATCTgcatgtacacaattttttctGTGCTTGCATCCTGTGGGTTGCTTAGAGctctttcaaaaaagaaatctctctctctttttctgtaAATTAGTTTTCATAAATTCTCTTGGTCCAGGTTATTGAGTCATAGCTTATTGGGTTATATGGTCATCACATTTTCAGATTGGGAACTCAATATGTTCACTACTTTCTAGTTTGATTCCAATCTTTGGAGATTATTCATGATCCTATGCTCTTAtggcaaaataagtttttgagaGAGTTCTATCCCCTTCACCTATATAGTTCTATCACACATTCAAATTCTTATTTCCAAAAACTGAATTTGGTTAGCCATGCTGTGTTCTCATCACTGTGGCCAAGTTTCATTGAGTTCCATCAAATTCCTGGTTCTTCATTCTCAAATCCCACCAATCCATGATGCATTCTATTCGTAAAAAGATAGTGCTTCTCTGTTGATGCTCTCATTTTCTCCTCTTTGCAGGTTTCCGATGATAATCCAGACGGTTTTAATGCTAATCTGCGGAGGAGGTTGACAGGTGATAATCCTGATCTATCAAAGGATGAACGACTGAAAATAAGACAGTTTCTTGAATCTGTTCCTGATGAAGAGCAGTGAATATAGCCAAGgcagtttcaactttcaagtagccagcatatataataaaaaaatgtaaaaaaaattatcatcaaTAATTGCGTGTAttgtttatgaaatatttttagtgTATAGTTAATAAATTGGGAAATACTTACCCAAATGAATAAATTGGGAAAAGACAGTATATAAGAAATTTTGTTCTCAACATATGGTATTGCTTTTGGTGACCCAGAAGTTTTTTCTTGGGCTAGCACTTGGTTCCTGCATTCATGACTAAACGGCAATTATTGCCCCAATATTTAAGCTCATGTATGTAGTTGGGTGACTTTGGGATTAGTAGGCTACCTATGCAAACCTAATTAATACTATTTAATGCCTGGAAGTTGCTCCTCATCAGTATGGCCTGTGTGACTAGATTGTATATTAAGAGGACATTCATGGTGTATCAATTTATAACTATTGATGATATAATGAtatttggacaaagtttagctacaaaattggttgtagcttaagactacaaccttattcaataaaataaatattaatatatattttaaaaatttaacctTTGAATTTCATGTGCATTAAGCTCTTAATATAAAAGTCAAACTTTGTgttaatcagatattatttcctgtatgatttataaatttatattttatacataattttaaactacaaaaacttgtaatttaaataatttattgataacacagctattgaattttaattttttagaaattttgtaggcatagaggatataaaaaaaagatgtaatctaatggtggatttgtcaaaatttatctcttaaaaaaaatattgaattaagGTTGTATCTTTATGTTATAatcaattttatagctaaactttgttcatGATATTTTCAATAGACTCTAGAGAATTTTCATATCTATGGTGTATCTTCAATTCCTCACAAGAGTTGCaaccaataaaatatatttctgaaaaaaaaattattttattatgttgtttattGGATAAACTTGCATTTCAGGATAGTAATCAAGAAAAGAACAATAGGGTggatttaaaagttaaaatttaaaacccttTTTTAAGGATTAACTAGATAAAAGTATACTTTTAGATCTTATTTTTAGCTTAGTCAGTTTAAGAACAATAGGGtggattttaaaattaaaattcaaaaccctttttttttttggactaactagaaaaaaaaaagtatactgTTAGAGCTTATTTTTAGCttattcaatttatttggtTATTCCATTTAtgttttaactttaaaaaaaattgtacttgtattttttttttataaattatttttttaaaatccaataTGTCAATAGAAACAAACTCAATTGATGATGAATTTCTATTTATACACAAATTACTTATAACCAATTTGGCTCCACTTCTTGAACATATTTTGTAATCTTAATTCTTACCTAACTTCACTCTACTCCTTGTAATCTTGCAATTACTCACTAAACTTAAGAGTTACACTTATATTTCACATACACACACTCAACCCACAGCTTTCTATTTTTGGTGTGAATCTCAATAAATTGAGCTGTTTTGAGTAATTAATAAGTATAGCTGTATTAATTAACACAATGTCCTTGTTAAAGCTAGATATGGTTGCATTGTacctagcaaaattgacaaaaaccccaaaagtcattttcaagaattttttctattcccataaaaaaaataaataaaaaaaagaatatatttttctacttcaacaaaaaagaaaacgcgttttcatttttacctttataAGTAATTGGAAAGTGTGCCTTTTCTTTCAGCTTTCAAGTACCATTACCCAATcattccaagaaaaaaaaaaaaaaaaaaaaaaccaaaagattaAAATAGAAAGTGCCGCTATAAAAGCACAgctaaacaaaatataaaaaaaaataaataaaaaaataaagaactcGAACTCACAGAGTGAGTTCAATTCTTTCATTCACATTTGATTTGACAAACTTAAGcgatttttctctctctctctctctttctatcttTCAATGCCAACTCTCACTGTTCGCatctcaaattttcttttctaactctcttttgatttttctgtcACTTTctcgagaaaaaaaaagaaaagaaaagaaaataaattttttttttctatctctaTGGGACGAAGCTCGTCTCCGCCTGAGACTGACGACAGTGGAGGCGGAGGAGAAGGCGGCGGCGCATTCCGCTCGATCCGCGGTCCTTTCCCTCTGAAGCGGAACCGAGTCAAGTCCGACTTGGACGATCGTCCGGTTCTTCACCGCAGTCGATCTCACCCGACCCGATTCAACCGCAAGAGTCTGCCCTGGCTGAAGGGGAAGAAGTCGGTGTTCTACTTCTTGGTGCTTCTTGCTGTGTTCCTCTACGCAATGTCGTCGATGGTGTTGCAGAGCTCGATCACGGCGGTTTTCAGGCAAGGAAGCGATCGGGGAGGCCGGGGGTCGAATAGAGAAGGATTGAGGATCGGCAGCACGTTGAAGTTCTTGCCGCCTAGGGTTTCGAGAAGCGACGGTCTCGATTCGCTGCGATCGGAGCCGAGGATTGGAGTTAGGGCACCGAGGCTCGCtcttgtgagttttttttttttttttttggcagtttcttttgatttttgaatctGAGTTCTTGATTGCATGTTTGAACTCTATTTTGCTTCTATGTAATTAGTAAATCTCATTTATGTGAAAGCGTAAATTAAGTTTATGAGTTTGATTTTTAAGCATTTATTGCAATTGAATGAATAGGAGCTAGTTATGGCTTTAGTAAATAGTTCTTCCTTGATTGGAATTTCGgtttatttccttttattttttatagtacATTGGAATTTCAAAGCTCACATTAATGCTCTGTTTGGTTAATGTGAAAACTGAACGGAAAAGAATGGCTATCCAAATGCTAATCTTATGTCttatttgatttgggtttttactTCTTACACTTTCAAATGAGACATGTATATCTTCTAACATTTGAGTAAGAAGCACATTTTGCTTGATTGGAAAGATTCAGTTTCTAAAATGCTGTACAAGATTTTCCATAAGTAgtcatgtattt
This genomic window contains:
- the LOC126697139 gene encoding phosphoglucan phosphatase DSP4, amyloplastic; protein product: MFCLQNLPRSSALPLQSSKSHQRKPPCSVNTLGVMSNVNLHRSMAVKAILGPTSSAEASDANLEEEKSETYSSNMTEAMGAVLTYRHELGINYNFIRPDLIVGSCLQTPEDVDKLRSIGVKTIFCLQQNSDLEYFGVDINGIREYAKTYDDIQHLRAEIRDFDAFDLRVRLPAVVSKLHKTINRNGGVTYVHCTAGLGRAPAVTLAYMFWVQGYKLIEAYNLLMGKRSSFPKLDAIKSATADILTGLRKKVVTLTWKNLNCSTVEISGLDIGWGQKIPLQFDEEEGLWFLRRELAEGRYEYKYIVDGEWTINENELETSANKDGHVNNFVQVSDDNPDGFNANLRRRLTGDNPDLSKDERLKIRQFLESVPDEEQ